The Fusobacterium necrophorum subsp. necrophorum genome has a window encoding:
- a CDS encoding zeta toxin family protein yields the protein MKTKYLSHKLTEKIEINREQAAEILSDLKRYTAAFPNLHKDDTLSLLKEKSISLYNHVFMAEDFEMALETEETLFFLQKMVKQLEIPSINRSFQEILQETAEILSRGKQKNENPTAYILGGQPGAGKSGMVRRISLELAGNVISINGDDFRKDHPKYFELLEKYGEDYVSHTASFSGKMVRELIDFAAENRYHTIIEGTLRGKEVPLNTSKLFHKQGYRTVLQVLCVEPELSYQATLSRYAEMKRRGMVARMTAKSHHDKVVSAILENVSQIYLSKEFDEIEIFRRNGETIYSYQETPEVNPAEIMKAYF from the coding sequence ATGAAAACTAAATATCTTTCTCACAAATTGACTGAAAAAATTGAAATAAATCGAGAACAAGCGGCAGAAATTCTTTCCGACTTAAAACGCTATACCGCCGCTTTTCCAAATCTTCATAAGGATGACACACTTTCTTTGTTAAAAGAGAAAAGTATTTCTTTATATAATCATGTTTTTATGGCGGAAGATTTCGAAATGGCTTTGGAAACAGAAGAAACATTATTTTTTTTACAAAAAATGGTAAAACAACTGGAAATTCCTTCAATAAATAGAAGCTTTCAAGAAATCTTGCAGGAAACGGCAGAAATTTTATCTCGCGGAAAACAAAAAAACGAAAATCCCACTGCTTATATCCTGGGCGGGCAACCGGGAGCAGGAAAATCGGGGATGGTACGAAGAATTTCTTTAGAATTGGCTGGAAATGTCATCAGTATCAATGGGGATGATTTTAGAAAAGATCATCCCAAATATTTTGAATTATTAGAGAAATATGGAGAAGACTATGTGTCACATACCGCTTCTTTCTCCGGAAAAATGGTAAGAGAATTGATTGATTTTGCAGCCGAAAATCGATATCATACCATTATAGAAGGCACTTTGCGAGGAAAAGAAGTTCCTTTAAATACAAGTAAATTATTCCATAAACAAGGGTATCGAACTGTTTTACAAGTCCTTTGTGTGGAACCGGAACTTTCTTATCAAGCTACTTTGTCTCGCTATGCGGAGATGAAAAGAAGAGGAATGGTTGCCAGAATGACAGCAAAATCACACCATGATAAAGTGGTTTCTGCCATTTTGGAAAATGTCTCTCAAATTTATCTCAGCAAAGAATTTGATGAAATTGAAATTTTTCGACGAAACGGAGAAACAATTTACTCCTATCAGGAAACACCGGAAGTAAATCCCGCCGAGATTATGAAAGCTTATTTTTAA
- a CDS encoding SatD family protein: protein MKDYAALMIDLKNSKTYSIEARNQIQQQILKTMQKLNKLFTNSLSKEVEFSAGDEIQGLFSSPSAAYLYFRFFQLLTHPLELHSGIGMGAWNVRLEFSSSTAQDGPAYHYARMAIEEAKKNLEYSTLFYSKRKEDRVINALINAYETLQSKQSKYQAELTLFTEFLYPISANNILSKEKVKEFLENSEQENWKIELINLEEGEEDFYIKTGKKRGLATQLSELLETSRQSTEKSIKSANIYEMRNLSFAILQILKDLEGEKL, encoded by the coding sequence ATGAAAGATTATGCAGCGCTGATGATAGATTTAAAAAACTCAAAGACCTATTCCATAGAAGCAAGAAATCAAATTCAACAGCAGATACTTAAGACCATGCAAAAATTAAACAAGTTATTTACCAACTCCTTAAGCAAAGAGGTTGAATTTAGTGCAGGAGATGAAATACAGGGACTTTTTTCTTCCCCCTCAGCCGCTTATTTGTATTTTCGCTTTTTTCAATTGTTGACTCATCCTTTAGAATTGCATAGCGGAATCGGAATGGGAGCTTGGAATGTGAGATTGGAGTTTTCCAGTTCAACAGCTCAGGACGGTCCTGCTTATCACTATGCCAGAATGGCAATCGAGGAGGCGAAGAAAAATTTAGAATACTCCACTTTATTTTATTCCAAAAGAAAAGAGGACAGAGTCATCAATGCTCTTATCAATGCCTATGAAACATTGCAGAGCAAACAAAGTAAATATCAAGCGGAACTTACTCTCTTTACGGAATTCCTATACCCAATCTCTGCAAATAATATTCTGTCAAAAGAAAAAGTGAAAGAATTTCTTGAGAATTCAGAACAAGAAAATTGGAAAATAGAGCTCATAAATCTGGAAGAAGGGGAAGAAGACTTTTATATCAAAACCGGGAAAAAAAGAGGACTGGCTACCCAATTGTCCGAATTATTGGAAACTAGTCGTCAAAGTACGGAAAAAAGCATAAAATCGGCAAATATCTATGAAATGAGAAATTTGAGTTTTGCCATTTTACAAATACTAAAAGATTTGGAAGGAGAAAAGCTATGA
- a CDS encoding MmcQ/YjbR family DNA-binding protein: MKQALQESFLLEYGFCKKENFYYYKTFLSDSSFFLAVYYYIQKKELEVKVYDSLLKEEYFPFYIKNYSGHFLVTLHEEVDHILEDIIQKCSMKKEKIRKILEFAQKKYGSIPNYPWKGDPNYCTLTNSKKKWYALVMKVSPKAIGLEGKQKIYLLNLKHSPEKIPNLIDTNRVFPAYHMNKKHWITVNLSSDISWNAIEELIQESYDLVNS; this comes from the coding sequence ATGAAACAGGCATTACAGGAATCATTCTTACTAGAATATGGATTTTGTAAAAAGGAGAATTTTTACTATTACAAAACTTTTCTATCCGATTCTTCTTTTTTTCTGGCGGTTTATTATTATATTCAAAAGAAAGAACTTGAGGTAAAAGTTTATGATTCTTTGCTGAAAGAAGAATATTTTCCCTTCTACATCAAAAATTATTCAGGACATTTTTTAGTAACCTTACATGAGGAAGTCGATCATATTTTGGAAGACATCATTCAAAAATGCTCCATGAAAAAAGAGAAAATCCGCAAAATTTTAGAGTTTGCTCAAAAAAAATACGGAAGCATTCCAAACTATCCTTGGAAAGGAGATCCGAATTATTGTACCTTAACAAACTCTAAAAAGAAATGGTATGCCTTAGTTATGAAAGTCTCTCCCAAAGCAATTGGACTGGAAGGAAAACAAAAAATTTATCTTTTAAATTTAAAGCATTCTCCGGAAAAGATTCCCAATCTCATCGATACTAATAGAGTGTTTCCCGCCTATCATATGAATAAAAAACATTGGATTACCGTGAATTTGTCCTCTGATATTAGCTGGAATGCAATCGAGGAATTGATTCAAGAAAGCTATGACTTGGTAAATTCATAA
- a CDS encoding DUF3307 domain-containing protein: MILILFLISHILADYVFQTKNMAKKKKHSIKVLSFHAAIYSLVFFITYLLLFRISLSWKSFFIIAVSHAVIDVGKEKVEAKLLLKHPSFPFFSFLLDQILHISILMFVLCYFSLEKHTNLYYQNIEAMPHFREIVSYILLFLVILTPSSVFIKKMFLLLSTETEEDSGTKAGNMIGKLERVLIVILLLQSQYEAIGFVLAAKSIARFRQLDDKEFAEKYLVGTLASVLLALGATLLLKDFAV; this comes from the coding sequence ATGATACTGATTCTTTTTTTGATTTCTCATATTTTAGCGGACTATGTTTTTCAAACGAAAAATATGGCAAAAAAAAAGAAACACTCTATAAAAGTGCTTTCTTTCCATGCTGCGATTTATTCCCTTGTTTTCTTTATCACATATCTTTTATTATTTCGAATTTCTCTCTCTTGGAAGTCTTTTTTTATCATTGCAGTTTCTCATGCTGTTATTGATGTCGGGAAAGAGAAAGTAGAAGCTAAATTGCTTCTTAAACATCCAAGTTTTCCTTTTTTCAGTTTTTTACTTGACCAGATTTTACATATTTCCATTCTTATGTTTGTACTTTGCTATTTCTCTTTAGAGAAACATACGAATCTCTATTATCAAAATATAGAAGCTATGCCTCATTTTCGAGAAATAGTCTCCTATATCTTGCTATTTTTAGTTATTTTAACTCCGAGTTCCGTTTTTATAAAAAAAATGTTTTTATTGTTATCTACGGAAACAGAAGAAGACTCAGGGACAAAAGCGGGAAATATGATAGGAAAACTGGAGAGAGTTTTAATTGTGATTCTTCTCTTGCAAAGTCAATACGAAGCCATCGGTTTTGTGTTAGCTGCAAAGAGTATTGCTCGTTTCAGGCAGTTAGATGATAAGGAATTTGCAGAAAAATATTTGGTGGGAACTTTAGCCAGCGTTTTGCTTGCCTTAGGAGCTACTCTACTGCTGAAAGACTTTGCAGTGTAA
- a CDS encoding CPBP family intramembrane glutamic endopeptidase — MEEFVSHRKIGISKSILLCLGVLFLYNFIEGFVLGYAEAAMSKEAFERTSYYFFDSIVCAVLCFLFFFLYMGLRWDFKQSKTKSYHPFWILLQSIIITLGISGLTNLWLDFSYSQLSHIPFVASSIKSYNATWEGIEKEPYLYVLLAVIVLGPIVEEFMFRGIIFRVLEEQNVYLALILSSLFFGLWHMEFIQSVYTVFLGFGTVIVYFRTQSIVYPMFIHILYNFLSTLPPVWDNDMLYSWLNKIEFYMILPSLLLLFFMIKSNKKRVFLY, encoded by the coding sequence ATGGAAGAATTTGTAAGCCACAGAAAAATAGGAATTAGTAAAAGTATTCTCCTATGTTTAGGAGTTTTGTTTCTTTATAATTTTATAGAAGGTTTTGTTTTGGGATATGCGGAAGCAGCTATGTCAAAAGAAGCCTTTGAACGGACAAGCTACTATTTTTTCGATAGCATTGTCTGTGCTGTTTTATGTTTTTTATTTTTCTTTCTATATATGGGACTTCGTTGGGATTTTAAGCAAAGTAAGACAAAAAGCTATCATCCCTTTTGGATATTGTTACAAAGTATTATTATTACCTTAGGAATTTCCGGACTTACAAATTTATGGTTGGATTTTTCCTATTCACAACTTTCTCATATTCCTTTTGTTGCCAGCAGTATCAAAAGTTACAATGCAACTTGGGAAGGTATTGAAAAAGAACCTTATCTTTACGTCCTTTTGGCTGTGATAGTTCTAGGACCTATTGTAGAAGAATTTATGTTTCGAGGAATTATCTTTCGAGTCTTGGAAGAACAAAATGTTTATCTTGCCTTGATCTTATCTTCTCTTTTTTTCGGTTTATGGCATATGGAATTTATTCAAAGTGTCTATACCGTATTTTTGGGTTTTGGCACTGTTATTGTCTATTTTAGAACCCAGTCTATTGTCTATCCCATGTTCATTCATATTCTATACAATTTTTTGTCCACTCTCCCTCCCGTCTGGGATAATGATATGCTTTATTCTTGGCTTAATAAAATAGAATTCTATATGATTTTACCGAGCCTTCTTCTATTGTTTTTTATGATAAAATCCAATAAAAAAAGAGTCTTTTTATATTAA